One genomic window of Arthrobacter sp. KBS0703 includes the following:
- a CDS encoding transporter, translated as MNTLAIPLGLAGLAQVWSVATSALGIPFEVGQAFWLIAAIAWIWTIAVHVHRGTRTDQPLSHQLTHFAQGPLAALLPIAAMLLGASLHRTVPLAATVLTLISLAAAAAFGAWILSFWMRGEMPLESVHGGYFLPISAAGFVGALAAAETGLNWLAVGSFAVGIFFWLVISVFFFLRLAVRPAMPAPLVPTLAIMIAPPAVASAAWLTISGGRPDHVFEGLTAMTAFMVLIQVMLLPRYRALPFSLGFWSFTFPVATVAALAITWLHLLQPFAWQAITIAVLGAVTLLVVSIAAKSILLLIATARAERRQRPTAGEQAMAGHE; from the coding sequence TTGAACACGCTTGCTATCCCGCTGGGCTTGGCTGGCCTCGCCCAGGTTTGGTCCGTGGCGACTTCCGCGCTCGGCATCCCGTTCGAGGTCGGGCAGGCGTTCTGGCTGATCGCCGCGATCGCCTGGATCTGGACCATCGCGGTGCACGTGCATCGCGGCACGCGCACCGATCAACCGCTCTCGCATCAGCTCACGCACTTCGCTCAGGGTCCGCTGGCGGCATTGCTCCCCATCGCCGCGATGCTGCTCGGAGCGAGCCTTCACCGCACGGTTCCGCTTGCCGCGACCGTGCTGACCTTGATCTCCCTCGCCGCCGCTGCCGCGTTCGGCGCATGGATTCTGAGCTTCTGGATGCGCGGGGAAATGCCGCTCGAATCCGTGCACGGCGGCTACTTCCTGCCCATCAGTGCCGCCGGTTTCGTCGGTGCCCTCGCTGCCGCAGAGACGGGCCTTAACTGGCTCGCCGTCGGAAGCTTCGCGGTCGGCATCTTCTTCTGGCTGGTGATCTCCGTGTTTTTCTTCCTCCGGCTAGCGGTCCGTCCAGCCATGCCTGCACCACTTGTCCCGACACTCGCGATCATGATCGCTCCCCCGGCCGTTGCGTCAGCAGCATGGCTTACCATCTCTGGCGGTCGACCCGATCATGTTTTCGAGGGGTTGACGGCGATGACGGCGTTCATGGTGCTGATCCAGGTGATGTTGTTGCCGCGCTACCGCGCGCTGCCGTTCTCGCTCGGATTCTGGTCATTCACCTTCCCTGTGGCGACTGTCGCTGCGCTCGCAATCACGTGGTTGCATCTGCTCCAACCGTTTGCCTGGCAGGCCATCACAATTGCGGTGCTCGGCGCCGTTACGCTACTTGTGGTGTCGATCGCGGCGAAGTCGATCCTCCTGCTCATCGCCACGGCCCGCGCGGAACGGCGACAGCGGCCAACCGCCGGGGAGCAGGCGATGGCTGGCCACGAGTAA
- a CDS encoding muconolactone Delta-isomerase family protein, with product MEFLTTLITNVPDGTSDAIVSDTRSREALRAAELAEQGHLLRLWRPPVEPGEWRTLGLWRAGSETELKGILATLPLHKWMTVEITPLNPHPNDPANKRS from the coding sequence ATGGAATTCCTGACCACCCTCATTACAAACGTTCCCGACGGAACATCGGACGCGATCGTCAGCGACACCCGATCACGGGAAGCGCTCAGGGCCGCAGAGCTGGCCGAGCAAGGTCACCTGCTCCGGCTGTGGAGGCCTCCGGTCGAGCCGGGTGAATGGCGAACGCTTGGCCTCTGGAGAGCAGGCAGTGAGACAGAGTTGAAGGGCATTCTCGCCACCCTCCCTCTGCACAAATGGATGACAGTGGAAATCACGCCCCTCAATCCCCACCCGAACGACCCGGCAAACAAGAGGTCCTGA
- a CDS encoding glycoside hydrolase family 15 protein, whose translation MRIDAGSGAQGRRLGAGTSPYPPIADYGFLSDCEASCLIASSGQVEWMCVPRHDSPSVFSAMLDRAAGGFKVAPYGVREPTARRYLPGSLILETTWQTRTGWLIVRDALVMGPWHHTEERAERYRRPPMNYEAEHCLLRTVRCVSGAVELSVLCEPVFDYGRRRARWEFSSPAYGEIVTVSGDGEDPLLRLTTDRRLGIEDSIAVIRSRMTEGEQAFIALSWGSLPPPRTWDEATRKQWQTTEFWRQWITGGEFPDHPWREQLQRSALTLKGLTYAPTGALVAAPTTSLPETPGGERNWDYRYTWVRDSTFALWALYTLGLDREADDFFAFIRDVAAEEDLQIMYGIDGERDLPEVTVEGLGGYDGARPVRIGNAAARQRQLDVWGTMLDSVYLHAKSRDQLPEPLWPVLLRQVEQAAAHWRDPDHGIWEVRGEPKHFTSSKLMCWVALDRGARLARMHGQADYARKWDTIAEEIHEDICRNGVDDRGVFVQSYGTTNLDASLLLVPLVRFLPANDPRVCATVLAVADELTRDGLVLRYRPEETDDGLTGVEGTFTTCSFWLVSALVEIGEVVRAKALCERLLSLASPLGLYAEELDPVSGRHLGNFPQAFTHLALINALVHLIRAEETRRAAQFAPAHRST comes from the coding sequence GTGAGGATCGACGCCGGATCAGGGGCCCAGGGGCGGCGGCTAGGGGCAGGCACGAGCCCGTACCCGCCGATCGCCGACTATGGGTTTTTGTCTGACTGCGAAGCCAGCTGCCTGATCGCATCGAGCGGGCAGGTGGAGTGGATGTGCGTGCCGCGTCACGACTCACCGAGCGTGTTCTCCGCTATGCTCGACCGCGCCGCGGGTGGCTTCAAGGTGGCGCCGTACGGCGTCCGGGAGCCCACTGCGCGCCGCTATCTCCCCGGCAGCCTGATCCTGGAGACCACTTGGCAGACCAGGACCGGATGGCTGATCGTGAGGGATGCCCTGGTGATGGGTCCGTGGCACCACACCGAAGAGAGGGCCGAACGATACCGCCGCCCGCCGATGAACTACGAGGCGGAGCATTGCCTGCTGCGGACCGTCCGGTGCGTCAGCGGTGCAGTTGAGTTGTCCGTGCTGTGCGAGCCGGTCTTCGACTACGGCCGGCGCCGGGCAAGGTGGGAGTTCTCCAGCCCCGCATACGGGGAGATCGTGACGGTCAGCGGCGACGGGGAGGATCCGCTGCTTCGTCTGACCACCGACCGCCGGCTGGGCATCGAGGACTCGATCGCGGTCATCCGCAGCCGGATGACCGAGGGCGAGCAGGCTTTTATCGCGCTCTCCTGGGGGTCGCTGCCCCCGCCGCGGACGTGGGATGAAGCCACGCGCAAGCAGTGGCAGACCACTGAGTTCTGGAGGCAATGGATCACCGGGGGCGAGTTCCCCGACCACCCGTGGCGGGAGCAGCTGCAACGCAGCGCGCTGACGTTGAAGGGCCTCACCTACGCGCCCACTGGAGCTCTGGTCGCGGCGCCCACCACGTCGCTGCCCGAGACGCCCGGGGGAGAGCGGAACTGGGACTACCGGTATACGTGGGTGCGCGATTCCACGTTCGCGCTATGGGCCCTGTACACACTCGGCCTGGACCGGGAAGCCGACGACTTCTTCGCTTTCATCCGCGACGTCGCCGCCGAGGAGGACTTGCAGATCATGTACGGCATCGACGGCGAAAGGGATCTTCCCGAGGTCACTGTCGAGGGGCTCGGCGGCTACGACGGCGCCCGCCCCGTCCGGATCGGCAACGCTGCCGCCCGCCAGCGGCAGCTCGACGTCTGGGGCACCATGCTGGACTCCGTCTACCTTCACGCCAAATCCCGTGACCAGCTCCCCGAGCCGCTCTGGCCCGTCCTGCTCCGCCAGGTCGAGCAAGCCGCCGCCCACTGGCGGGACCCCGACCACGGCATCTGGGAGGTCCGTGGCGAACCGAAGCACTTCACATCCTCAAAGCTCATGTGCTGGGTGGCCCTGGATCGTGGTGCCCGGCTGGCGCGCATGCACGGCCAGGCTGATTACGCCCGGAAGTGGGACACCATCGCCGAGGAGATCCATGAGGACATCTGCCGCAATGGTGTCGACGACCGCGGTGTGTTCGTTCAGTCCTACGGCACGACGAACCTCGATGCCTCACTTCTCCTTGTCCCGCTCGTCCGGTTCCTGCCCGCCAACGATCCACGCGTGTGCGCCACTGTCCTGGCCGTCGCCGACGAACTCACCCGGGACGGGCTCGTCCTGCGCTACCGCCCCGAGGAGACCGACGACGGACTCACCGGCGTGGAGGGGACCTTCACGACCTGCTCGTTCTGGCTTGTCTCAGCCCTCGTCGAGATCGGAGAAGTGGTACGCGCCAAGGCACTGTGCGAACGTCTGCTGTCCCTCGCCAGTCCCTTGGGCCTTTACGCTGAGGAGCTGGATCCGGTGAGCGGCCGGCATCTCGGCAACTTCCCACAGGCGTTCACCCACCTGGCCCTCATCAACGCGCTCGTGCACCTCATCCGCGCCGAGGAAACCCGCCGGGCGGCGCAGTTCGCCCCGGCGCACCGCAGCACCTGA
- a CDS encoding CBS domain-containing protein has translation MSAVREFMTTDAQCIKENQSLVDAARMMLDLDCGSLPICGDDGKLKGMITDRDIVLKCVAVGRDPREMVARDLATGAPRWIDADANVDAAIEMMEKYQVRRLPVIADHKLVGIISQGDIARNYSEERVGELVEHISERNPLQSSSS, from the coding sequence ATGAGTGCCGTACGTGAATTCATGACTACGGATGCACAGTGTATTAAGGAGAACCAGTCCCTCGTAGATGCCGCACGGATGATGCTGGATCTGGACTGCGGCTCGTTGCCGATCTGTGGTGACGACGGCAAGTTGAAGGGCATGATCACTGACCGCGACATCGTTCTCAAGTGCGTTGCCGTGGGCCGGGATCCACGCGAGATGGTGGCCCGCGACCTCGCCACCGGTGCGCCGCGCTGGATTGATGCCGATGCGAACGTTGACGCCGCCATCGAAATGATGGAAAAGTACCAGGTCCGGCGGCTCCCGGTCATTGCTGACCACAAGTTGGTCGGTATCATCAGCCAGGGTGACATCGCGCGCAACTACTCGGAGGAGCGTGTGGGCGAACTGGTGGAGCACATTTCGGAACGCAATCCACTGCAGTCGAGCAGTTCATAA
- a CDS encoding DNA polymerase IV, producing MLHVDLDQFIAAVEVLRRPELAGKPIIVGGRGDPTERAVVSTASYEARAFGVGSGMPLRLAARKVPDAVILPVDHEAYLAASETVMATLRAQPGATVQVLGWDEAFVGTETENPEAYARQVQAAVLERTQLHCSVGIGDTLVRAKVATGFGKPAGVFRLTAGNWLDVMGNRPTKDLWGVGTKVSGRLAKLGINTVAELAASDPQDLVPEFGPRLGPWYAELGRGDGASVVDDTPWVARGHSRETTFQRDLTEPAQVDDAVRELTARVLEDVVAEGRPVVGVTLKVRYAPFFTKTHARKISETIDRDEILARALDLAAGIEAGRPIRLLGLRAEMAMPDDARKGHTPTRGGW from the coding sequence GTGCTGCACGTCGATCTCGACCAGTTCATCGCGGCGGTCGAAGTGCTCCGGAGGCCGGAGCTTGCGGGCAAGCCGATCATTGTCGGCGGTCGAGGCGACCCCACGGAACGAGCGGTGGTGTCGACCGCATCGTACGAAGCCAGGGCGTTCGGGGTGGGTTCCGGAATGCCCTTACGCCTTGCGGCCCGCAAAGTGCCCGACGCTGTGATCCTGCCCGTCGATCATGAGGCTTACCTCGCGGCGTCTGAAACGGTGATGGCCACCCTGCGCGCGCAGCCCGGCGCCACCGTGCAGGTGCTGGGTTGGGATGAAGCCTTTGTAGGCACTGAGACAGAGAATCCGGAGGCCTACGCCCGGCAGGTGCAGGCCGCTGTCCTGGAGCGAACGCAGCTGCATTGCAGCGTGGGCATCGGCGACACCTTGGTCCGAGCCAAGGTCGCCACCGGTTTCGGCAAGCCGGCCGGCGTCTTCCGCCTCACTGCCGGGAACTGGCTCGACGTCATGGGCAATCGGCCCACCAAGGACCTGTGGGGCGTCGGGACGAAAGTGTCGGGCCGGCTGGCCAAGCTCGGCATCAACACAGTCGCCGAGCTCGCCGCGTCCGACCCCCAAGATCTGGTCCCGGAGTTCGGCCCCAGGTTGGGTCCCTGGTACGCGGAGCTCGGACGCGGGGACGGCGCCAGCGTTGTGGACGACACCCCGTGGGTTGCCCGCGGGCATAGCCGGGAAACCACCTTCCAGCGGGACCTGACCGAGCCCGCCCAGGTGGACGACGCCGTGAGGGAGCTGACAGCGCGTGTCCTTGAGGATGTTGTGGCCGAAGGACGGCCCGTGGTTGGGGTGACCCTCAAGGTTCGGTACGCGCCGTTCTTCACCAAGACCCACGCGCGGAAGATTTCCGAGACAATCGACCGGGACGAAATTCTCGCGCGGGCCTTGGACCTCGCGGCCGGAATCGAAGCTGGCCGTCCGATCCGGCTCCTAGGCCTGCGGGCCGAAATGGCAATGCCCGATGATGCCCGAAAGGGACATACGCCGACGCGCGGCGGTTGGTGA
- a CDS encoding helix-turn-helix transcriptional regulator, which produces MTHSDDVRKFLTSRRARITPEEAGLPVYGGNRRVTGLRREEVAMLAGMSIDYYIRLERGNLSGASDSVLEALGRALKLDDAETAHLFDLARAATAFPRVRRKRSPQTVRPSVQRVIDAITTAPAWVRNDRGDVLAANELGRALYLDMMAEGPNPPNSARFTFLNPKAREFFADWERAADDVVAVLRSTAGKNPYDKDLTDLIGELSTRSEEFRARWARHDVKYHRAGRKRLHHPIVGDLDLSFEALELPAAPGLRINVYTADPETASEDALKVLASWAATQRETTTAAVNEKK; this is translated from the coding sequence ATGACCCACAGCGACGACGTGCGGAAATTCCTGACCTCCCGCCGTGCAAGGATCACGCCGGAAGAGGCCGGCCTGCCGGTCTACGGCGGCAACCGGCGCGTTACCGGGCTGCGCCGCGAGGAAGTCGCCATGCTCGCCGGGATGAGCATCGATTACTATATACGCCTTGAACGAGGGAACCTCTCCGGCGCCTCGGACAGCGTCCTCGAAGCCCTCGGGCGTGCCCTGAAGCTCGACGACGCCGAAACGGCCCACCTTTTTGACCTGGCCCGAGCCGCCACCGCCTTCCCCCGGGTGCGGCGCAAGCGCAGCCCGCAGACGGTGCGGCCGAGCGTGCAACGCGTCATTGACGCGATCACAACGGCGCCGGCCTGGGTCCGCAACGACCGAGGGGATGTCCTCGCCGCCAACGAACTGGGCCGTGCCCTTTATCTGGACATGATGGCAGAGGGGCCCAATCCGCCGAACAGCGCACGCTTCACCTTCCTGAATCCGAAAGCGCGGGAGTTCTTCGCCGATTGGGAACGCGCTGCGGACGACGTCGTCGCAGTCTTGCGCTCCACGGCCGGGAAAAACCCGTACGACAAGGACCTCACGGACCTGATCGGTGAACTCTCCACCCGCAGCGAGGAGTTCCGCGCCCGGTGGGCCCGTCACGACGTGAAATACCACCGCGCCGGCCGCAAACGGCTCCACCACCCGATCGTTGGCGACTTGGACCTGAGCTTTGAAGCGCTGGAACTCCCTGCAGCCCCGGGACTGCGCATCAACGTGTACACAGCAGATCCCGAGACAGCCTCCGAGGACGCACTGAAAGTCCTCGCCAGCTGGGCCGCCACCCAGCGTGAAACGACAACTGCCGCGGTCAACGAGAAAAAATGA
- a CDS encoding MFS transporter — translation MKPEPATAPRRAAILAIILVSYFMILLDNSVIFTALPSLQADLQLSTGELSWVQDAYTLVFGGLLLLGARAGDLLGRRRVFVFGLVVFSIASLLIGLAPAGWWAIAGRAVQGIGAAIVAPASLSLLTASFPEGRERTRAVALYGATAGIGRNYWDAMNDDTAGCSTGRFSR, via the coding sequence ATGAAACCTGAACCCGCAACCGCTCCCCGCCGGGCAGCGATCCTGGCGATCATCCTCGTCAGCTACTTCATGATCCTGTTGGACAACTCGGTCATCTTCACCGCCCTGCCGAGTCTGCAGGCAGACCTGCAGCTGAGCACCGGTGAGCTCTCCTGGGTTCAGGATGCGTACACGCTGGTCTTCGGCGGCCTGCTGCTCCTCGGCGCCCGGGCAGGAGACCTGCTCGGACGCCGGCGGGTTTTCGTGTTCGGGCTGGTGGTGTTCTCGATCGCGTCACTTCTGATCGGACTGGCGCCGGCGGGCTGGTGGGCGATCGCCGGCCGCGCCGTCCAGGGTATTGGCGCCGCGATCGTCGCGCCCGCCTCGCTGTCCCTGCTCACGGCGAGCTTCCCGGAGGGCCGTGAGCGCACCCGGGCCGTCGCACTGTACGGCGCCACCGCAGGGATCGGAAGGAATTACTGGGATGCGATGAACGACGATACCGCCGGGTGCAGCACCGGCCGCTTCAGCCGGTAG
- a CDS encoding CsbD family protein produces the protein MGLGDKIENAAEKAGGKGKEAAGAATGDDSLKAEGQADQAKGDLKQAGEKVKDAFKKD, from the coding sequence ATGGGACTCGGCGACAAGATCGAAAACGCTGCAGAAAAGGCCGGCGGCAAGGGTAAGGAAGCCGCCGGAGCGGCCACGGGCGATGACAGCCTGAAGGCCGAAGGTCAGGCGGACCAGGCCAAGGGCGATTTGAAGCAGGCCGGCGAGAAGGTCAAGGACGCCTTCAAAAAGGACTGA
- a CDS encoding phosphatidylserine/phosphatidylglycerophosphate/cardiolipin synthase family protein — MDELLPEPVAAVAKKTVVRSLLAVAAVQGAVIAGLVLLDMAKKRDRSKRKGFPHPGIFESTVSDSQVTTYTYGADLYRDMIQAIGEAKDRILIETFIWKDDDTGRKFKNALDEAADRGVEVFVIYDGFANLVVPPSFFRFHPGIHVYRFPVVRPSMFFKTLRSTGLDHRKLLIVDDHIGFVGGYNIGSLYATEWRDTHLRLIGPSVWDLRQAFVNVWNDHSSGSLPEIPHTTPDVWEPRIRAVNNIPSNLVYPIRGVYLDAINRAQDHIFITMAYFIPDQQILRALLAASRRGVDVRLILPEDSNHILSDWLSRGFYRSLLEEGVTILLYRNAMIHAKTATIDGSWSTVGSANIDRLSLTGNYEINLEIHDDTFASDMQKIFDVDSENCRVLTLDEWQDRQMIARFSEAVLVPLRPLL; from the coding sequence ATGGATGAATTGCTCCCGGAGCCCGTCGCGGCCGTGGCTAAAAAGACTGTGGTCCGCTCACTCTTGGCTGTCGCGGCGGTTCAGGGGGCGGTAATTGCCGGGCTCGTCCTATTGGACATGGCGAAGAAACGGGATCGAAGCAAGCGCAAGGGGTTCCCGCACCCGGGCATTTTTGAGAGCACCGTCTCCGACTCCCAGGTCACGACGTACACCTACGGGGCCGATCTTTACCGTGACATGATCCAGGCGATCGGCGAAGCAAAAGACCGGATCCTGATTGAGACGTTTATCTGGAAGGACGACGACACCGGCCGGAAGTTCAAGAACGCCCTGGATGAAGCGGCGGACCGCGGAGTCGAGGTCTTTGTCATTTACGACGGGTTCGCCAATTTGGTCGTGCCACCCTCGTTTTTCCGTTTCCACCCAGGCATCCACGTGTACCGTTTCCCGGTGGTCCGACCTTCAATGTTCTTCAAGACTCTTCGCAGCACCGGGCTGGACCACCGCAAGCTCCTTATCGTCGATGATCACATCGGTTTCGTGGGCGGCTACAACATCGGTTCCCTGTACGCCACCGAATGGCGGGACACGCACCTCCGACTCATAGGACCGTCCGTGTGGGATCTCCGCCAGGCTTTCGTGAATGTCTGGAATGACCACTCTTCCGGGTCCCTGCCCGAGATACCTCACACAACCCCGGACGTCTGGGAGCCGCGGATCCGCGCCGTGAACAACATTCCGTCGAACCTTGTCTATCCGATCCGCGGGGTCTACCTGGATGCGATCAACCGGGCGCAAGACCACATTTTTATCACCATGGCCTACTTCATACCGGACCAGCAGATCCTTAGGGCATTGCTCGCTGCCAGCAGGCGGGGTGTTGATGTCCGGCTGATCCTCCCCGAAGATTCCAACCACATCCTCTCGGACTGGCTCTCCCGCGGGTTCTACCGGTCTCTGCTCGAGGAGGGTGTGACGATCCTGCTCTACCGAAACGCGATGATCCATGCCAAGACGGCCACGATCGACGGCAGCTGGTCAACCGTGGGCAGCGCCAATATCGACAGGCTGAGCCTGACGGGCAACTACGAAATCAACCTCGAAATCCATGACGACACTTTTGCCTCGGACATGCAGAAAATATTCGACGTAGACAGCGAGAACTGCCGCGTATTGACCCTGGATGAATGGCAGGATCGGCAAATGATCGCCCGGTTCAGCGAAGCCGTCCTGGTCCCGCTCAGGCCGTTACTTTGA
- a CDS encoding lmo0937 family membrane protein — MLLWIAIIIAVLWLLGLLGNIGGGLIHLLLVIAVVVLIFHFIRGRSRA, encoded by the coding sequence ATGTTGCTTTGGATAGCCATCATCATCGCTGTTCTCTGGCTTCTCGGCTTGCTCGGCAACATCGGCGGCGGGTTAATTCACCTGCTTTTGGTTATTGCCGTGGTGGTTCTGATCTTCCACTTCATCCGTGGCAGGTCCCGCGCGTAA
- a CDS encoding HdeD family acid-resistance protein, whose translation MSYFAEQKSFEGAGTALFVRGALAILFAILVILWPGVTVLALIYLFGFYAGVDGIANIVHYFSDRPRRSVWALVGGVVSVLAGVLAFVWPGPTALSLALVIGAWALVLGVTQIALSFEAKKTLKSWWTWLASGVVTALFGLYVLILPGAGVLSLLGLLAMFAFLMGVLLLAAGFQLRGFAAGPASEHSGPRPSTPSAIAAADR comes from the coding sequence ATGTCCTACTTTGCGGAACAGAAATCTTTCGAGGGAGCGGGAACTGCACTGTTCGTCCGCGGCGCTCTCGCCATCCTCTTCGCGATCCTTGTGATCCTTTGGCCTGGCGTTACCGTCCTGGCCCTGATTTATCTGTTCGGCTTCTACGCCGGCGTGGATGGAATCGCGAACATCGTCCATTACTTCTCCGATCGCCCCCGCCGGTCCGTCTGGGCACTCGTCGGAGGCGTCGTGTCCGTTCTCGCTGGCGTCCTCGCCTTCGTTTGGCCGGGCCCTACAGCCCTGTCGCTGGCACTGGTGATCGGCGCCTGGGCCCTCGTTCTGGGCGTCACCCAGATCGCGCTCTCCTTTGAGGCGAAGAAGACGTTGAAATCCTGGTGGACCTGGCTGGCCAGCGGTGTTGTAACCGCATTGTTCGGCCTCTACGTCCTAATCCTCCCGGGCGCCGGTGTCCTCAGCCTCCTCGGACTGCTGGCAATGTTCGCGTTCCTGATGGGCGTTCTGCTGCTGGCAGCTGGCTTCCAGCTCCGCGGCTTCGCGGCCGGACCGGCGTCGGAGCATAGCGGGCCCCGGCCATCGA